A single genomic interval of Arthrobacter methylotrophus harbors:
- the aceE gene encoding pyruvate dehydrogenase (acetyl-transferring), homodimeric type, with protein sequence MAAGEETSHILSGLTSQLPDRDPEETAEWVESLDALIREQGTERAQFIMRSLLQRAGSQSVGVPMVTTTDYVNTIPADQEAPFPGNEEFERRYRAYMRWNAAVMVHRAQRADIGVGGHISTYAGAATLYEVGFNHFFRGKDHPGGGDQVFFQGHASPGMYARAFMEGRLTEEDLNGFRQEKSKQGHALSSYPHPRLMPAFWEFPTVSMGIGPMNAIYQAQSNRYLHDRGLKDTSDQQVWAFLGDGEMDEPESRGLLQLAANENLDNLNFVINCNLQRLDGPVRGNGKIMQELEAFFRGAGWNVIKVVWGREWDALLAKDTDGSLVKIMNETVDGDYQTYKAESGGFVREHFFGKTPATKDMVADLDDEQIWNLKRGGHDYRKVYAAYKAATEFKGKPTVILAKTVKGYGLGPHFEGRNATHQMKKLTMEDLKAFRDHLRIPITDEQLDTDLYRPPYYHPGPDAPEIRYMMERRAALGGPVPERRHTHTPVTLPEATSYDVAKRGSGKQQAATTMAFVRLLKDLMRDKNFGKRFVPVVPDESRTFGMDAFFPTAKIYNPKGQNYLSVDRDLVLAYKESPMGQLIHPGINEAGAVAAFTAAGTAYATHGEPLVPIYVFYSMFGFQRTGDAFWAAADQMTRGFIIGATAGRTTLTGEGLQHADGHSPILASTNPAVRTYDPAYGYEIGHIIRHGLETMYGPAASGEGTEAASDRNVMYYLTVYNEPISQPAEPENLDTEGLLKGIYLLSPAEPADQHTNRPPAHILASGVSVPWAIEAQHILATDWAVSADVWSVTSWNELRRDGLAAEEHAFLNPGDEPRTPFVAQQLANATGPVIAVTDYMKAVPDQIRQFIPNEFASLGADGFGFSDTRQAARRYFKNDTHSIVTKTLQLLAARGEVDPSAPSYAIDRYKLLDVTAGMTGGAGGES encoded by the coding sequence GTGGCTGCAGGAGAAGAGACCTCACACATCCTTAGCGGGTTGACTTCCCAGCTGCCTGATCGTGATCCGGAAGAGACTGCCGAGTGGGTTGAGTCTTTGGATGCGTTGATCAGGGAGCAGGGCACGGAGCGGGCGCAGTTCATCATGCGTAGCCTGCTTCAGCGGGCGGGTTCGCAGTCGGTCGGGGTACCGATGGTCACGACGACTGATTACGTGAACACGATCCCGGCGGACCAGGAAGCGCCGTTCCCGGGCAACGAGGAATTCGAGCGACGGTACCGGGCATACATGCGCTGGAACGCGGCCGTGATGGTGCACCGGGCGCAGCGGGCCGATATCGGGGTCGGCGGGCATATCTCGACCTATGCCGGTGCCGCGACCTTGTACGAGGTCGGTTTCAATCATTTCTTCCGCGGCAAGGACCACCCCGGCGGCGGAGACCAGGTCTTCTTCCAGGGACACGCGTCCCCGGGCATGTACGCCCGGGCGTTCATGGAAGGCCGGCTCACGGAAGAGGACCTGAACGGGTTCCGGCAGGAAAAGTCCAAACAAGGCCACGCCCTTTCCTCTTACCCGCACCCGCGCCTGATGCCCGCGTTCTGGGAATTCCCCACCGTGTCCATGGGCATCGGCCCGATGAACGCGATCTACCAGGCCCAGTCCAACCGCTACCTGCACGACCGCGGCCTGAAAGACACCAGTGACCAGCAGGTCTGGGCGTTCCTGGGCGACGGGGAAATGGACGAGCCCGAGTCCCGCGGCCTGCTCCAGCTCGCCGCGAACGAGAACCTGGACAACCTGAACTTCGTGATCAACTGCAACCTCCAGCGCCTGGACGGACCGGTCCGGGGCAACGGGAAGATCATGCAGGAACTGGAAGCATTCTTCCGCGGCGCGGGCTGGAACGTGATCAAGGTCGTCTGGGGCCGGGAATGGGATGCCCTCCTGGCCAAAGACACCGACGGGTCCCTGGTGAAGATCATGAACGAAACCGTCGACGGGGACTACCAGACCTACAAGGCCGAGTCCGGCGGGTTCGTCCGCGAACACTTCTTCGGGAAAACCCCGGCCACCAAGGACATGGTCGCGGACCTGGACGACGAACAGATCTGGAACCTCAAACGCGGCGGCCACGACTACCGCAAGGTCTACGCCGCGTACAAGGCCGCAACCGAGTTCAAGGGCAAACCCACCGTGATCCTGGCCAAGACCGTCAAGGGCTACGGACTCGGACCCCACTTCGAAGGCCGCAACGCGACCCACCAGATGAAGAAACTCACCATGGAAGACCTCAAAGCCTTCCGGGACCACCTGCGCATCCCCATCACCGACGAACAACTCGACACCGACCTCTACCGGCCCCCGTACTACCACCCCGGCCCCGACGCCCCGGAAATCCGGTACATGATGGAACGCCGCGCGGCCCTGGGCGGGCCCGTGCCCGAACGCCGCCACACCCACACCCCGGTCACCCTGCCCGAGGCCACATCCTACGACGTCGCCAAACGCGGCTCCGGCAAACAACAAGCCGCCACCACCATGGCCTTCGTGAGGCTCCTGAAAGACCTCATGCGGGACAAGAACTTCGGGAAACGCTTCGTCCCGGTCGTCCCGGACGAATCACGCACCTTCGGCATGGACGCGTTCTTCCCCACCGCGAAAATCTACAACCCCAAGGGCCAGAACTACCTCTCCGTGGACCGGGACCTCGTCCTGGCCTACAAGGAATCCCCCATGGGACAACTCATCCACCCCGGCATCAACGAAGCCGGCGCCGTCGCCGCGTTCACCGCCGCCGGCACCGCCTACGCCACCCACGGCGAACCCCTCGTCCCGATCTACGTGTTCTACTCCATGTTCGGCTTCCAACGCACCGGCGACGCCTTCTGGGCCGCCGCGGACCAAATGACCCGCGGCTTCATCATCGGCGCCACCGCAGGACGGACCACCCTCACCGGCGAAGGACTCCAACACGCCGACGGCCACTCCCCCATCCTGGCCTCCACCAACCCCGCCGTCCGCACCTACGACCCCGCCTACGGCTACGAAATCGGCCACATCATCCGCCACGGACTCGAAACCATGTACGGACCCGCCGCAAGCGGCGAAGGAACCGAAGCCGCATCCGATAGAAACGTAATGTACTACCTCACCGTGTACAACGAGCCCATCAGCCAACCCGCGGAACCGGAAAACCTCGACACCGAAGGCCTCCTCAAAGGCATCTACCTCCTCTCCCCCGCGGAACCAGCAGACCAACACACCAACCGGCCCCCCGCACACATCCTGGCCTCGGGCGTCTCGGTCCCCTGGGCCATCGAAGCCCAACACATCCTCGCCACCGACTGGGCAGTCTCAGCCGACGTCTGGTCCGTGACCTCCTGGAACGAACTCCGACGCGACGGACTCGCCGCCGAAGAACACGCCTTCCTGAACCCCGGCGACGAACCCCGCACCCCCTTCGTAGCCCAGCAACTCGCCAACGCCACCGGACCCGTCATCGCCGTCACCGACTACATGAAAGCCGTCCCCGACCAAATCCGCCAATTCATCCCCAACGAATTCGCCTCCCTCGGCGCCGACGGCTTCGGCTTCTCCGACACCCGCCAAGCCGCCCGCCGCTACTTCAAAAACGACACCCACTCCATCGTCACCAAAACCCTCCAACTCCTCGCGGCCAGGGGCGAGGTCGACCCGAGTGCGCCGTCGTACGCCATTGACCGGTACAAGTTGCTGGACGTCACCGCCGGCATGACCGGTGGTGCAGGCGGCGAGTCCTAA
- a CDS encoding NCS1 family nucleobase:cation symporter-1, whose translation MQATPPVGVTTAPEQTALPGSSVHPSVGNETLCEVASVAAGRTISSSLYNLDLAPTKKEGRRWTSYSIFTLWANDVHSLGNYAFAIGLFSLGLGGWQILVALGIGAVLLFTLLTFSGFMGQKTGVPFPVMSRISFGIRGAQLASLVRGAVAIAWFGIQTYLASVVLRVMLVAMFPGLKNMDANSILGLSTLGWIAFVSLWIVQLVIVSFGMEMIRKYEAFAGPIILATMLAIAIWVFAEAGGAIQWSGIKGLEGGEMWRTIFAGGALWVSIYGTFVLNFCDFTRSSVSRKSIVRGNFWGIPINMLLFGAIVVIMAGGQYKINGKIIESPSDIVQSIPNTLFLVLACLALLILTIAVNLMANFVAPVYALTNLLPKHLNFRKAAWVSGTIGLIILPWNLYNNPLVIVYFLGGLGALLGPLFGVVMADYWLLRRGKVNILDLYTDHPSGTYFYKRGVNPRAIAAMVPAAVVAVLIAFLPALEAAAPFAWFFGAGIGALCYYLLADKNQRHSDVSGEPIAVVSNH comes from the coding sequence ATGCAAGCGACTCCCCCAGTCGGCGTCACCACGGCCCCGGAGCAGACCGCGCTGCCAGGCAGCTCCGTCCATCCCTCAGTAGGAAATGAAACACTTTGCGAGGTAGCCTCCGTCGCAGCAGGCCGGACCATCAGCTCCAGCCTCTACAACCTCGACCTCGCGCCCACGAAGAAGGAGGGGAGGCGCTGGACCAGCTACAGCATCTTCACCCTCTGGGCCAATGACGTCCACAGCCTTGGCAACTATGCGTTCGCCATCGGCCTCTTCTCCCTTGGCCTGGGTGGATGGCAAATCCTCGTTGCCCTCGGCATCGGTGCGGTTTTGCTGTTCACACTCCTGACCTTCTCCGGATTCATGGGCCAGAAAACCGGAGTCCCCTTCCCCGTGATGAGCCGGATCAGCTTCGGTATCCGCGGCGCGCAGCTGGCCAGTCTGGTCCGCGGCGCCGTAGCCATCGCATGGTTCGGAATTCAGACCTATCTCGCCTCCGTAGTACTCCGTGTCATGCTCGTCGCCATGTTCCCCGGACTGAAGAACATGGATGCCAACTCGATCCTGGGATTGTCCACCCTCGGTTGGATCGCCTTCGTGTCGCTCTGGATTGTCCAATTGGTCATTGTCAGCTTCGGTATGGAAATGATCCGCAAGTATGAAGCCTTTGCCGGGCCCATCATCCTTGCCACGATGCTGGCCATTGCCATCTGGGTGTTCGCGGAGGCCGGGGGCGCCATCCAATGGTCCGGCATCAAAGGCCTCGAGGGCGGCGAGATGTGGCGCACGATCTTTGCCGGCGGCGCTCTCTGGGTCTCCATTTACGGAACTTTCGTCCTGAACTTCTGCGACTTCACCCGTTCTTCGGTATCCAGGAAGTCGATTGTCCGCGGCAACTTCTGGGGCATTCCCATCAACATGCTCCTGTTCGGCGCAATCGTCGTGATCATGGCCGGCGGGCAGTACAAGATCAACGGCAAGATCATCGAAAGCCCCTCGGACATTGTGCAGAGCATCCCCAATACGCTCTTCCTGGTCCTGGCCTGTCTTGCCTTGTTGATCCTGACGATCGCGGTGAACCTCATGGCCAATTTCGTGGCGCCCGTCTACGCCCTGACCAACCTCCTCCCCAAGCACCTCAACTTCCGCAAGGCAGCTTGGGTCAGTGGAACTATCGGCCTGATCATCCTGCCGTGGAACCTCTACAACAACCCGCTGGTCATCGTGTACTTTCTGGGCGGACTCGGCGCGCTGCTCGGCCCGCTGTTCGGCGTCGTCATGGCCGATTACTGGCTCCTGCGTCGGGGCAAGGTCAACATCCTCGACCTCTACACGGACCATCCCTCCGGGACCTACTTCTACAAGCGGGGCGTCAACCCCCGGGCGATCGCCGCCATGGTTCCGGCCGCCGTCGTCGCAGTCCTTATCGCTTTCCTTCCCGCGCTGGAGGCCGCAGCGCCGTTCGCTTGGTTCTTCGGCGCCGGCATCGGGGCGTTGTGCTACTACCTGCTCGCAGACAAGAACCAGAGGCACAGCGACGTGTCCGGCGAGCCGATCGCCGTCGTCAGCAACCACTAG
- a CDS encoding aspartate/glutamate racemase family protein gives MRILVANVNTTQSMTDSIAGQARTIAAPGTEIIGLTPRFGADSCEGNFESYLAAIAVMDRVVNYPEPFDAVIQAGYGEHGREGLQELLDVPVVDITEAAASTAMFLGHKYSVVTTLDRAVPLIEDRLKLAGLDARCASVRASGMAVLELEEYPDRAVEAIVEQAERAVRDDKAEVIVLGCGGMAGLDEQIRQRCGVPVVDGVAASVTIAESLVRLGLSTSKVRTYATPRPKTVIGWPLTVTTTTTADAPAAH, from the coding sequence ATGCGCATCCTCGTCGCAAACGTCAACACCACCCAATCCATGACCGACTCCATCGCAGGCCAGGCGCGGACCATCGCGGCTCCCGGGACCGAGATCATCGGCCTCACGCCGCGATTCGGCGCTGATTCATGCGAGGGGAACTTTGAAAGCTACCTCGCTGCCATCGCCGTGATGGACCGCGTGGTCAACTACCCCGAACCGTTCGACGCCGTCATCCAGGCCGGCTACGGAGAGCACGGCCGCGAAGGACTCCAGGAGCTCCTCGACGTTCCAGTGGTCGACATCACCGAGGCGGCGGCCAGCACCGCGATGTTCCTCGGCCACAAATACTCCGTCGTCACCACGCTGGACCGGGCGGTTCCGCTCATCGAGGACCGTCTCAAGCTCGCCGGGCTGGATGCCCGCTGCGCATCCGTCCGTGCGAGCGGCATGGCCGTCCTGGAACTCGAGGAATACCCGGACCGCGCAGTCGAAGCCATTGTGGAACAGGCCGAACGCGCCGTGCGTGACGACAAGGCAGAGGTCATCGTCCTCGGCTGCGGCGGCATGGCGGGCCTTGACGAGCAGATCCGCCAACGCTGCGGAGTGCCGGTGGTGGATGGAGTGGCCGCCTCGGTGACTATCGCCGAGTCGCTCGTCCGTCTGGGGCTGTCCACGTCCAAGGTCCGAACGTATGCCACGCCGCGCCCCAAGACCGTCATAGGCTGGCCACTGACCGTCACAACCACGACGACGGCGGATGCTCCCGCCGCGCACTAG
- a CDS encoding SDR family oxidoreductase — protein sequence MSETIPTRPRVAVVTGAGSGIGRAVARLLLAEGYRVALAGRREAQLLETAEGHTEALVVPCDVTVPDDVARLFAATRQRWGRVDVLFNNAGIFGPSGAVDEISVDEWNTTLAVNVTGSMLCAAEAVRIMKSQEPQGGRIINNGSIAAHSPRPLSVAYTVSKHAMSGLTKSIELDGRPYGISCGQIDIGNTRTEIMDTIGVGSGALQADGSRRVEPMFPVEDAARAVLMMANMPASANVGSVVVTAAGMPFVGRG from the coding sequence GTGAGCGAAACCATCCCCACCCGGCCCCGCGTCGCCGTCGTCACCGGAGCCGGCTCCGGGATCGGGCGGGCAGTCGCCCGGCTTTTATTGGCCGAAGGCTACAGGGTTGCCCTCGCCGGACGGCGGGAAGCGCAGCTTCTCGAGACGGCCGAAGGCCACACCGAGGCGCTCGTGGTGCCATGCGACGTAACAGTGCCCGACGACGTCGCGCGCCTTTTCGCCGCCACCCGCCAACGCTGGGGGAGGGTCGACGTCCTGTTCAACAACGCGGGCATCTTCGGCCCTTCCGGGGCAGTGGACGAGATCAGCGTGGACGAATGGAATACCACGTTGGCCGTGAATGTCACCGGCTCCATGCTGTGCGCGGCCGAGGCAGTCCGGATCATGAAGTCGCAGGAACCGCAAGGTGGCCGCATCATCAACAACGGCTCCATCGCGGCACATTCTCCGCGGCCATTGTCCGTGGCGTATACCGTGAGCAAACACGCCATGAGCGGCCTGACCAAGAGCATTGAGCTGGACGGGCGTCCATATGGCATCAGCTGCGGGCAGATCGATATCGGCAACACCCGCACCGAAATCATGGACACCATCGGCGTGGGTTCGGGGGCGCTCCAGGCCGACGGCAGCAGGCGCGTGGAGCCGATGTTCCCTGTGGAGGACGCGGCCCGCGCGGTGCTGATGATGGCAAACATGCCGGCGTCGGCCAACGTTGGATCCGTAGTGGTGACCGCCGCCGGGATGCCGTTCGTGGGCCGCGGTTAG
- a CDS encoding cation:dicarboxylate symporter family transporter — protein sequence MKFPDSAALKASSAPRKKKPLYKSLFFQILIAVVAGVLIGHFWPNIGSTLRPLGDGFIQLIKMIIAPLIFLVIVTGISAVGDVKAVGRVGVKALLYFTGATLFALVFGLIVGNLVQPGAGLHIDPSTLSQDALKAQTGNAAPPKDAASFILDVIPTSVIGAFANNSLLQVLFFSVFFGAAIVVIGRERCLPVISLMETVLELIFKIMSWIMKVAPLGAFGAMAYIIGQYGLDTLGTYALLIASCYGAAIVFIALLFLVAWSFARVPLWQFLKYTREEFLLALGTASTESVLPRIMTKLTNAGCSRATTGLVVPTGYSFNLDGAAIYLSISLLFLAQAFGHHLDLGQQLAALGVLLLTSKGMAGVPGSSFLALSATAAALGIFPVAGVALLLGADRLMDSMRVVVNLMGNCVATFVVAKWEGQFDRDVMVRAFRGEITNEDSAIMLGAEAVFEEQEIERLSEGREPSPKFRGGPSSDEIPQFEMIKPGQHQSPTVSPD from the coding sequence ATGAAGTTTCCAGACTCTGCGGCGCTGAAGGCGAGTTCGGCTCCGCGGAAGAAGAAGCCACTGTACAAGTCGCTCTTCTTCCAAATTCTGATCGCCGTCGTCGCAGGTGTGCTCATCGGCCATTTCTGGCCGAACATCGGGTCCACCCTCCGGCCACTGGGCGATGGTTTCATTCAACTCATCAAGATGATCATCGCTCCGCTGATCTTTCTCGTGATCGTCACTGGAATCTCGGCAGTGGGCGACGTCAAGGCGGTCGGAAGGGTCGGAGTCAAAGCCCTCCTGTACTTCACCGGCGCCACGCTTTTTGCCCTGGTCTTCGGTCTGATCGTGGGAAACCTCGTTCAGCCCGGTGCCGGACTGCACATTGATCCGAGTACCCTGTCGCAGGATGCGCTGAAGGCCCAGACCGGCAATGCGGCGCCGCCCAAGGATGCCGCGTCCTTCATCCTGGACGTGATCCCCACCAGCGTCATTGGGGCTTTCGCGAACAATAGCCTGCTCCAGGTCCTCTTTTTCTCGGTCTTCTTCGGCGCGGCAATCGTCGTTATCGGACGCGAGCGCTGCCTCCCCGTCATCAGCCTCATGGAAACCGTCCTGGAACTGATCTTCAAGATCATGTCCTGGATCATGAAGGTGGCCCCCCTCGGCGCTTTCGGTGCCATGGCGTACATCATCGGCCAGTACGGACTCGACACGCTTGGCACGTACGCGCTGCTGATCGCCTCCTGTTATGGAGCGGCCATCGTGTTCATCGCCTTGCTGTTCCTCGTCGCCTGGAGCTTCGCGAGGGTGCCGCTGTGGCAATTCTTGAAATACACCCGGGAAGAGTTCCTCCTGGCACTCGGCACGGCGTCCACGGAGTCCGTGCTCCCGCGCATCATGACCAAGCTGACCAACGCAGGCTGCTCGCGGGCCACCACCGGCTTGGTGGTCCCCACGGGCTACTCGTTCAACCTCGACGGCGCCGCGATCTACCTTTCGATCTCCCTGCTGTTTCTGGCCCAAGCCTTCGGCCACCACCTCGATCTCGGCCAGCAGCTGGCAGCCCTGGGTGTCCTGCTGCTGACGTCCAAGGGCATGGCAGGCGTACCGGGATCGTCGTTCCTGGCGCTTTCCGCCACGGCAGCGGCCCTCGGCATCTTCCCGGTTGCCGGCGTCGCCCTGCTCCTGGGCGCCGACCGCCTCATGGACTCCATGCGCGTCGTCGTGAACCTCATGGGTAACTGCGTAGCCACATTTGTGGTGGCGAAATGGGAGGGGCAGTTCGACCGCGACGTCATGGTCCGCGCCTTCCGCGGCGAAATCACCAACGAGGATTCCGCCATCATGCTCGGAGCCGAGGCCGTTTTTGAGGAACAGGAAATCGAGCGCCTCAGCGAAGGACGCGAGCCTTCGCCGAAGTTCCGGGGCGGCCCCAGCTCGGATGAGATCCCGCAATTCGAAATGATCAAACCGGGCCAGCACCAGAGCCCTACCGTCAGTCCAGACTAG
- a CDS encoding sterol carrier family protein: protein MAIARRRIDLAEGRAALAAWQAAVGQETAPGTPPSRTVLATAVRYSLEELTARAPGNSVEVRVPPFGVTQCVEGPRHTRGTPPNVIECDAATWLELVTGRLAWSAAVDAGRVAASGLRADLSELLPLP, encoded by the coding sequence ATGGCAATCGCACGACGCCGGATCGACCTTGCGGAGGGTCGAGCGGCACTGGCGGCATGGCAGGCCGCCGTCGGGCAAGAAACAGCACCCGGGACACCGCCGTCGCGCACGGTGCTGGCGACTGCGGTCCGCTACTCGCTGGAGGAACTCACCGCCCGTGCCCCCGGGAACTCGGTTGAGGTCCGGGTGCCCCCGTTCGGAGTCACCCAGTGCGTGGAGGGCCCCCGGCATACGCGCGGTACCCCACCTAATGTCATTGAATGCGACGCCGCCACCTGGCTCGAATTGGTGACCGGACGCTTGGCGTGGTCCGCCGCCGTCGACGCCGGCCGGGTAGCCGCTTCGGGTCTGCGCGCGGATTTGTCGGAGCTGCTCCCGCTTCCGTGA
- a CDS encoding asparaginase, with protein sequence MPLSSHETFSVDSAVELAVIERSGFIESRHIGSAVVLSGDGSVVTQLGDITTPIYARSALKPFQALASMQAGVPLRGAQVALACASHVGSLDHMDVVEGMLKAAGVREEQLQCPSAWPQDEVARNWLIRSEHGKSKLAFNCSGKHAAFLWACTENGWDTHSYLEPNHPLQQRVRSVIEEYSGEKIAHLGIDGCGAPVAALSLTGLARAYSRLAQAPQDQSSNARAATIATSMLDYPWAVQGRGEANTIVMDELDVLAKGGAEGVLVMSTPTGASVAVKILDGNPRAATLVGLTLLAVAGAVDIPGVSSVLEKVVEPVLGGGHSVGRIRLGHAVSALLD encoded by the coding sequence ATGCCCTTGAGCTCGCATGAAACCTTCAGTGTTGATTCCGCCGTCGAACTGGCAGTGATTGAACGCAGCGGCTTCATCGAATCACGCCACATCGGTTCCGCCGTCGTCCTTTCGGGTGACGGCTCCGTAGTGACACAGCTCGGCGACATCACCACCCCCATCTACGCCCGCTCCGCGCTCAAGCCTTTCCAGGCCCTCGCGTCGATGCAGGCGGGCGTGCCACTGCGCGGCGCCCAGGTGGCTTTGGCCTGCGCCAGCCATGTGGGCTCGCTGGACCACATGGACGTGGTGGAAGGCATGCTCAAAGCCGCCGGTGTCCGGGAAGAACAGCTGCAATGCCCTTCGGCGTGGCCGCAGGACGAAGTCGCCCGCAATTGGCTGATCCGTTCCGAGCACGGTAAGTCCAAGCTGGCCTTCAATTGTTCAGGCAAGCACGCAGCGTTCCTCTGGGCCTGCACCGAGAACGGCTGGGACACACACAGTTACCTCGAACCCAACCACCCCTTGCAGCAGCGTGTGCGGTCCGTGATCGAGGAATACAGCGGCGAGAAGATTGCACACTTGGGCATCGATGGCTGCGGGGCGCCGGTGGCCGCACTTTCCCTCACCGGCTTGGCTCGGGCGTATTCGCGCCTCGCACAGGCCCCACAGGATCAGAGCTCCAATGCCCGTGCAGCAACCATCGCCACGTCCATGTTGGACTACCCGTGGGCAGTACAGGGCCGAGGCGAGGCGAACACGATCGTCATGGACGAACTCGACGTGCTTGCCAAAGGCGGGGCGGAAGGAGTCCTGGTGATGTCGACGCCCACTGGTGCCTCCGTTGCAGTGAAAATCCTCGATGGGAACCCCCGCGCAGCCACCCTTGTTGGGCTGACGCTTCTCGCTGTTGCTGGCGCCGTGGATATTCCCGGTGTCTCGAGCGTGCTCGAAAAGGTCGTGGAGCCCGTCCTCGGCGGTGGCCACTCGGTCGGCCGGATCCGTCTGGGCCACGCGGTCTCGGCGCTGCTGGACTGA
- a CDS encoding molybdopterin-dependent oxidoreductase: protein MKKLRNSLRGPTALAALAGVVAAGVVLAVAELIGAFFTARATPVIALGSTFIDFTPPWMKDFAVTTFGTNDKAALFVGMGLTIFVLACVLGVVAFRNWGLGVVGVLAMGAVIVAAVVTRASVKPVDAIPSVIGTLAGLFVLRLLVTRLWRLHAFPDAPADTAAKGIERPTTTRRTFFAATGITAVAAAIAAGGGRFLSAARSNVAQARDSLKLPTPARAAAPVPADVQSPTPGVTPWLTPSKDFYRIDTALSVPEISAQDWELRVHGLVEQEVRLTFQDLLDAELIETYVSLACVSNPVGGNLAGNAKWLGMPIRELLKRARPQAGADMVLSTSVDGFSASTPLEVLQDGRDAILAIGMNGEPLPLEHGYPVRMVVPGLYGFVSATKWVVDLEVTRFADNKGYWTNRGWSERGPIKTMARLEVPKSFAKVPAGKVALGGTAWAQTRGITKVEVQIDNGVWTEATLAAEASVVTWRQWSYTWDATPGPHYIKVRATDGTGELQTETRADPVPDGASGWQSVMVTVE from the coding sequence ATGAAGAAGCTCAGGAACTCGCTCAGGGGACCCACCGCGTTGGCTGCCTTGGCCGGGGTGGTCGCTGCCGGCGTCGTACTTGCCGTTGCGGAACTGATCGGCGCCTTCTTCACGGCCCGGGCTACTCCCGTGATTGCGCTGGGGTCCACGTTCATCGACTTCACACCGCCGTGGATGAAGGACTTCGCCGTGACCACGTTCGGCACCAATGACAAGGCCGCCCTGTTTGTCGGCATGGGCCTGACTATTTTCGTGTTGGCCTGCGTTCTAGGCGTCGTGGCCTTCCGCAATTGGGGGTTGGGTGTGGTGGGCGTTCTGGCTATGGGAGCGGTGATCGTGGCAGCCGTGGTGACCCGAGCCAGTGTGAAACCGGTGGATGCCATACCGAGCGTGATCGGCACGCTGGCCGGACTCTTTGTCCTCCGTCTCCTGGTGACCCGATTGTGGCGGCTGCATGCCTTCCCCGACGCCCCCGCCGACACCGCGGCCAAAGGCATCGAACGCCCCACTACCACGCGCCGAACTTTCTTCGCCGCTACTGGCATCACGGCTGTGGCCGCGGCCATCGCAGCTGGCGGAGGGCGGTTCCTGAGCGCCGCCCGCAGCAATGTGGCCCAGGCCCGGGATTCGCTGAAGCTCCCGACTCCGGCCCGGGCGGCGGCTCCCGTCCCGGCGGATGTCCAGTCCCCGACGCCGGGAGTCACCCCGTGGCTCACCCCATCGAAGGACTTCTACCGGATCGACACTGCGCTCAGCGTTCCTGAGATCAGCGCCCAGGACTGGGAGCTGCGGGTCCACGGGCTGGTGGAGCAGGAGGTCCGGTTGACGTTCCAGGACCTGCTCGACGCCGAATTGATCGAGACATACGTGTCGCTCGCCTGTGTGTCCAATCCCGTGGGCGGGAACCTGGCCGGGAACGCCAAATGGCTGGGCATGCCCATCCGCGAGCTACTCAAACGGGCCCGCCCCCAAGCCGGAGCGGACATGGTCCTCTCCACCTCGGTCGATGGCTTCAGCGCTTCCACTCCGCTGGAAGTGCTCCAGGACGGCAGGGACGCCATCCTCGCAATCGGCATGAACGGCGAGCCGTTGCCGCTGGAACACGGCTACCCCGTTCGCATGGTGGTTCCCGGGCTCTATGGCTTCGTCTCCGCGACCAAGTGGGTGGTGGACCTGGAAGTCACCCGATTCGCAGACAACAAAGGCTATTGGACCAACCGCGGATGGTCAGAGCGCGGTCCCATCAAGACCATGGCCCGCCTCGAAGTGCCAAAGTCCTTCGCCAAGGTGCCCGCTGGCAAGGTCGCATTGGGTGGCACCGCCTGGGCCCAGACGCGCGGCATCACCAAGGTCGAAGTCCAGATAGACAACGGCGTATGGACCGAAGCCACCCTTGCGGCCGAGGCATCCGTGGTCACGTGGCGGCAGTGGTCCTACACTTGGGACGCCACACCTGGGCCTCACTACATCAAGGTCCGGGCCACCGACGGAACGGGCGAACTGCAGACCGAAACGCGTGCGGACCCTGTACCGGACGGCGCCTCCGGGTGGCAGTCCGTTATGGTGACCGTGGAGTAA